A single region of the Actinoplanes sp. SE50/110 genome encodes:
- a CDS encoding CheR family methyltransferase has protein sequence MDELDSEFEALLTYLKESRGFDFTGYKRSSLSRRVHRRMSTIPVTGYGDYLDYLQVHPDEFTALFNTILINVTAFFRDAEAWDFLRSDVLLPMLAAKPEGSPIRIWSAGCASGQEACTLAMLLGEILGPEQFHERVKIYATDVDEEQLNEARHASYSARDVESVPPGLLERYFEVIGNRYVFRKDMRRSVIFGRNDLVQDAPISRVDLLTCRNTLMYFNAETQARILNRFHFALAEGGALFLGKAEMLLSHSSLFLPIDLKRRIFRKVPTRPMMTTGIARADQLAAPAPTPLVGLDQLRNAALMAAPAAQIVVTVDGLVALTNHQAESLFGVSPRDVGRPFRDLDVSYRPVELRRYLEQVQVERRALHVPDVEWTRGPGETRYLDIQVTPLVDGDAGLLGVSLIFHDVSAAKQLRVDLERANRELEAAYEELQSTNEELETTNEELQSTVEELETTNEELQSTNEELETMNEELQSTNDELQSINEQLHNSSADLDGANAFLDAILSGLRAGIAVVDRDLRVLVWNRQAEELWGLRSGEAIDKHLLNLDIGLPVDQIRPLIRASLSGETTDNEIRLEAVNRRGRSITVRVACSPLLDVASVPTGSIIVMDAVAPSA, from the coding sequence ATGGATGAGCTGGATAGCGAGTTCGAGGCGCTCCTGACCTATCTGAAGGAGTCGCGGGGCTTCGACTTCACCGGCTACAAGCGGTCCAGCCTGAGCCGCCGGGTGCACCGGCGGATGTCCACCATCCCGGTCACCGGGTACGGCGACTACCTGGATTACCTGCAGGTCCACCCGGACGAGTTCACCGCGCTGTTCAACACCATCCTGATCAACGTGACCGCGTTCTTCCGCGACGCCGAGGCCTGGGACTTCCTGCGCTCGGACGTGTTGCTCCCGATGCTCGCCGCCAAGCCGGAGGGCAGCCCGATCCGGATCTGGAGCGCCGGCTGCGCCTCCGGGCAGGAAGCCTGCACGCTGGCCATGCTGCTGGGCGAGATCCTCGGCCCGGAGCAGTTCCATGAGCGGGTCAAGATCTACGCCACCGACGTGGACGAGGAGCAGCTCAACGAGGCGCGGCACGCCAGCTACAGTGCGCGGGACGTGGAGAGTGTCCCGCCCGGGCTGCTGGAGCGCTACTTCGAGGTGATCGGCAACCGGTACGTGTTCCGCAAGGACATGCGCCGCTCGGTGATCTTCGGCCGCAACGATCTGGTGCAGGACGCCCCGATCTCCCGGGTCGACCTGCTGACCTGCCGCAACACGCTGATGTACTTCAACGCCGAGACGCAGGCGCGGATCCTCAACCGGTTCCATTTCGCGCTGGCCGAGGGCGGCGCCCTGTTCCTGGGCAAGGCCGAGATGCTGTTGAGCCACAGCAGCCTGTTCCTCCCGATCGATCTGAAGCGGCGGATCTTCCGCAAGGTGCCGACCCGGCCGATGATGACCACCGGCATCGCCCGGGCCGATCAGCTCGCCGCCCCGGCGCCGACGCCGCTGGTCGGGCTCGACCAGCTGCGCAACGCCGCGCTGATGGCCGCACCGGCGGCGCAGATCGTGGTGACCGTGGACGGGCTGGTCGCGCTCACCAACCACCAGGCGGAGTCGCTGTTCGGGGTGTCGCCGCGCGACGTCGGCCGGCCGTTTCGCGACCTGGACGTCTCCTACCGGCCGGTGGAGCTGCGCCGCTATCTGGAGCAGGTCCAGGTGGAACGGCGCGCGCTGCACGTGCCGGACGTCGAGTGGACCCGCGGCCCCGGCGAGACGCGCTACCTGGACATCCAGGTCACCCCCCTGGTCGACGGGGACGCCGGCCTGCTGGGCGTCTCGCTGATCTTCCACGACGTGAGCGCCGCCAAGCAGCTGCGGGTCGACCTGGAACGGGCCAACCGGGAGCTGGAGGCGGCGTACGAGGAGCTCCAGTCGACCAACGAGGAGCTGGAGACCACCAACGAGGAGCTCCAGTCGACCGTGGAGGAGCTGGAGACCACCAACGAGGAGCTCCAGTCCACCAACGAGGAGCTGGAGACGATGAACGAGGAGCTCCAGTCGACCAACGACGAGCTCCAGAGCATCAACGAGCAGCTGCACAACAGCAGCGCCGACCTGGACGGGGCGAACGCGTTCCTGGACGCCATCCTGTCCGGGCTGCGCGCCGGCATCGCGGTGGTCGACCGGGATCTGCGGGTCCTGGTCTGGAACCGGCAGGCCGAGGAGCTGTGGGGGCTGCGGTCCGGCGAGGCGATCGACAAGCACCTGCTGAACCTGGACATCGGGCTCCCGGTCGACCAGATCCGGCCGCTGATCCGGGCCTCGCTCAGCGGGGAGACCACCGACAACGAGATCCGGTTGGAGGCGGTCAACCGGCGCGGCCGGTCGATCACCGTGCGGGTCGCCTGCAGTCCGCTGCTGGACGTGGCGAGCGTGCCGACCGGCAGCATCATCGTGATGGACGCGGTCGCCCCCTCTGCCTAG
- a CDS encoding permease encodes MTASTTSTQTTSPPKGTDQGGGIGSLEVLALLLVLLVPARGRIAGLLSGAGLQTWATVFVSVLMQAVPFLVFGVVLSAVIAVFVPRGFWARALPSHPALAVPAAGVAGVILPGCECGSVPIAGSLIRRGVTPAAALAFLLAAPAINPIVLTATVIAFPGQPMMAVARGIASLVVAVAMGWLWLRVGKPEWIRLPHRPDLDDESKARAFWAACRHDIMHAGGFLVLGAAAAATINVVVPDRWLQSLAAYPLLSILALATLAVLLSICSEADAFVAASLTQFSLTSRLVFLVVGPMVDLKLISMQTGVFGRRFAMRFAPATFVAAILLGSVFGLVLL; translated from the coding sequence GTGACCGCGTCGACGACGAGCACGCAGACGACGAGCCCGCCGAAAGGCACCGATCAGGGCGGCGGGATCGGCTCCCTGGAAGTGCTCGCCCTGCTGCTCGTGCTGCTGGTGCCGGCCCGCGGGCGGATCGCCGGGCTGCTCTCCGGCGCCGGGCTGCAGACCTGGGCGACGGTGTTCGTCTCGGTGCTGATGCAGGCGGTGCCGTTCCTGGTCTTCGGCGTCGTGTTGTCCGCGGTGATCGCGGTCTTCGTGCCGCGCGGCTTCTGGGCCCGGGCGCTGCCCAGCCACCCGGCGCTGGCGGTTCCGGCGGCCGGGGTGGCCGGCGTGATCCTGCCCGGCTGCGAGTGCGGCAGCGTGCCGATCGCCGGGTCGCTGATCCGCCGCGGTGTGACCCCGGCCGCCGCGCTCGCCTTCCTGCTCGCCGCTCCGGCGATCAATCCGATCGTGCTGACCGCCACCGTGATCGCCTTTCCCGGCCAGCCGATGATGGCGGTCGCCCGCGGGATCGCCAGCCTGGTCGTCGCGGTGGCGATGGGCTGGTTGTGGCTGCGGGTCGGCAAGCCGGAGTGGATCCGCCTGCCGCACCGCCCCGACCTGGACGACGAGTCGAAGGCGCGGGCGTTCTGGGCGGCCTGCCGGCACGACATCATGCACGCCGGCGGTTTCCTGGTGCTCGGCGCCGCCGCGGCCGCCACGATCAACGTGGTGGTCCCCGACCGGTGGTTGCAGAGCCTCGCGGCGTACCCGCTGCTGTCGATCCTGGCCCTGGCGACCCTCGCCGTGCTGCTCTCGATCTGCAGCGAGGCCGACGCGTTCGTGGCCGCGTCGCTGACCCAGTTCTCGCTGACGTCCCGGCTGGTGTTCCTGGTGGTCGGCCCGATGGTCGACCTGAAGCTGATCTCGATGCAGACCGGTGTCTTCGGCCGGCGCTTCGCGATGCGGTTCGCCCCGGCCACCTTCGTCGCGGCGATCCTGCTCGGCTCGGTCTTCGGGCTGGTGCTGCTGTGA
- a CDS encoding TIGR03943 family protein yields MSRMAQAVIMLLLGGAVVKATVTDTFLRYVKEGLRPYLLIAGVLLIVAAVMTMWYELRAAPPAGEPHDDGHGQGHGHHEPTVGWLLLLPVLGLLLVSPPALGSFAAGQTGSVGPAAASDYPPLAAGDPIEVNLLDYASRAIFDSGRSLAGRTIKLTGFITPGPDGRPMIARIVLTCCAADGRPIKVGLTGVAIDAPPDAWVQVVGVYSSQVGTDPVNRAPVAYLEVKTWQEIDQPKQPYT; encoded by the coding sequence GTGAGCCGGATGGCGCAGGCGGTGATCATGCTGTTGCTCGGCGGCGCGGTGGTGAAGGCCACGGTCACCGACACCTTCCTGCGGTATGTGAAGGAGGGCCTGCGGCCCTACCTGCTGATCGCCGGCGTCCTGCTGATCGTGGCCGCGGTGATGACCATGTGGTACGAGCTGCGTGCCGCCCCGCCCGCCGGCGAGCCTCACGACGACGGGCACGGGCAGGGGCACGGCCACCACGAGCCGACGGTGGGCTGGCTGCTGCTGCTCCCGGTGCTCGGCCTGCTGCTGGTCTCGCCGCCGGCGCTGGGTTCCTTCGCGGCCGGGCAGACCGGCAGTGTCGGGCCGGCCGCCGCGTCCGACTATCCGCCGCTGGCCGCCGGTGACCCGATCGAGGTGAACCTGCTCGACTACGCCTCGCGGGCGATCTTCGACAGCGGGCGGAGCCTGGCCGGCCGCACCATCAAGCTGACCGGTTTCATCACCCCCGGCCCGGACGGCCGACCGATGATCGCCCGCATCGTGCTGACCTGCTGCGCCGCCGACGGCCGCCCGATCAAGGTCGGCCTGACCGGGGTCGCGATCGACGCGCCGCCGGACGCCTGGGTGCAGGTGGTCGGCGTGTACAGCAGCCAGGTCGGCACCGACCCGGTGAACCGGGCGCCGGTCGCCTACCTGGAGGTCAAGACCTGGCAGGAGATCGACCAGCCGAAGCAGCCGTACACCTAG
- a CDS encoding RtcB family protein, translating to MPQIVNERLLNWASLIEPETLQQAEKASRLPFIHPHIALMPDAHLGKGATVGSVIPTRGALIPAAVGVDIGCGMAAVRTQYRVEDLRPDRAALRTAIEAAVPLSAGSYNSRVTASAQHRIDRLTAEASFDPARYAKNWQLQLGSLGSGNHFIEVCRDESGRVWLFLHSGSRGVGNKIASHHIQVARDLMDRRGIDLPDRDLAYLEEGTDEFDAYLTELRWAQNFALANRDEMMDRVIECFADFAGGPVEQRDRVQCHHNYTEQESHYGETVWLSRKGAINAAKGVPGLIPGSMGDASYVVTGRGNAEALNSSPHGAGRAYSRSKARRTFTREQLRTAMKGIEYRDTDAFLDEIPQAYKPIDTVMRDAADLVTIRHTLRQLVNVKGD from the coding sequence GTGCCTCAGATCGTCAATGAACGCCTGCTCAACTGGGCCAGCCTGATCGAGCCGGAGACCCTGCAGCAGGCCGAGAAGGCGTCCCGGCTGCCGTTCATCCACCCGCACATCGCCCTGATGCCCGACGCGCACCTCGGCAAGGGTGCCACCGTCGGCTCGGTGATCCCGACCCGCGGCGCGCTCATCCCGGCCGCGGTGGGTGTCGACATCGGCTGCGGCATGGCCGCCGTGCGCACCCAGTACCGGGTCGAGGACCTGCGCCCGGACCGCGCCGCGCTGCGCACCGCCATCGAGGCCGCGGTGCCCCTGTCGGCCGGCTCCTACAACTCCCGGGTGACCGCCTCCGCCCAGCACCGCATCGACCGGCTGACCGCCGAGGCGTCGTTCGACCCGGCCCGCTACGCGAAGAACTGGCAGCTGCAGCTCGGCTCGCTGGGCAGCGGCAACCACTTCATCGAGGTGTGCCGTGACGAGTCCGGCCGGGTCTGGCTGTTCCTGCACTCCGGGTCGCGCGGCGTCGGTAACAAGATCGCCTCGCACCACATCCAGGTGGCCCGCGACCTGATGGACCGGCGCGGCATCGACCTGCCCGACCGCGACCTGGCCTACCTGGAGGAGGGCACCGACGAGTTCGACGCCTACCTGACCGAGCTGCGCTGGGCACAGAACTTCGCCCTGGCCAACCGGGACGAGATGATGGACCGGGTGATCGAGTGCTTCGCCGATTTCGCCGGCGGGCCGGTCGAGCAGCGCGACCGGGTGCAGTGCCACCACAACTACACCGAGCAGGAGAGCCACTACGGCGAGACGGTGTGGCTGTCCCGCAAGGGCGCGATCAACGCGGCCAAGGGCGTGCCCGGCCTGATCCCCGGCTCGATGGGCGATGCCTCCTACGTGGTGACCGGCCGGGGCAACGCCGAGGCGCTGAACTCGTCCCCGCACGGGGCCGGCCGGGCGTACTCCCGCTCCAAAGCCCGCAGAACCTTCACCCGGGAGCAGCTGCGCACCGCCATGAAGGGCATCGAATACCGGGACACCGACGCCTTCCTGGACGAGATCCCGCAGGCCTACAAGCCGATCGACACGGTCATGCGGGACGCCGCCGACCTGGTCACCATCCGGCACACGCTGCGTCAGCTGGTCAACGTCAAGGGCGACTGA
- a CDS encoding STAS domain-containing protein translates to MDFGCTIERHGDRVVIVPEGDIDAESAAALRQVLRQAVETDGFAHVEVDLHRVSFLDSIGLGVFVAARKAAHARGLTFRLRDFGPMVKMLLQVTNLEETLATA, encoded by the coding sequence ATGGACTTCGGCTGCACGATCGAACGGCACGGCGATCGGGTCGTCATCGTGCCCGAGGGTGACATCGACGCGGAGAGCGCCGCGGCGCTGCGCCAGGTGCTGCGCCAGGCCGTGGAGACCGACGGGTTCGCCCACGTCGAGGTCGACCTGCACCGGGTCAGCTTCCTCGACTCGATCGGGCTGGGCGTCTTTGTGGCGGCACGCAAGGCCGCGCACGCGCGCGGGCTGACCTTCCGGCTGCGCGACTTCGGGCCGATGGTGAAGATGCTGCTGCAGGTCACCAACCTGGAGGAGACGCTCGCGACGGCGTAA
- a CDS encoding SigB/SigF/SigG family RNA polymerase sigma factor, giving the protein MRFAVADAAETDHAVALVETPRDDPSWPVVRQDAITAWLPMARRLARRYASRGADLDDLNQVATVGLIKAIDGFEPDRGADFTGYAIPTILGELRRHFRDRMWNLRVPRRLQELNMAINRARGELIQTLGRVPTVTDIAGHLGVGEEEVLEGLEGAYAYRPASLSAPIAADGETELGDTLGARDPGFEQTELHLTLGPAMACLTEREQRIVTLRFYGNLTQSQIGEQVGVSQMHVSRLLAQALDKLRTHLS; this is encoded by the coding sequence ATGCGCTTCGCCGTTGCCGACGCAGCCGAGACCGACCACGCCGTGGCGCTGGTCGAGACCCCGCGGGACGACCCGTCCTGGCCGGTGGTCCGCCAGGACGCGATCACCGCGTGGCTGCCGATGGCCCGGCGCCTGGCCCGCCGCTACGCCAGCCGCGGCGCCGATCTCGACGACCTGAACCAGGTCGCGACGGTCGGTCTGATCAAGGCGATCGACGGCTTCGAGCCGGACCGCGGCGCCGACTTCACCGGCTACGCGATCCCCACCATCCTCGGCGAGCTGCGCCGGCACTTCCGGGACCGGATGTGGAACCTGCGGGTGCCGCGCCGGCTGCAGGAACTCAACATGGCGATCAACCGGGCGCGCGGCGAGCTGATCCAGACGCTGGGCCGGGTGCCGACCGTGACCGACATCGCCGGGCACCTCGGCGTCGGCGAGGAGGAGGTGCTGGAGGGGCTGGAGGGCGCGTACGCGTACCGTCCCGCCTCGCTGTCCGCCCCGATCGCCGCGGACGGTGAGACCGAGCTCGGCGACACCCTCGGCGCCCGCGACCCCGGTTTCGAGCAGACCGAGCTGCACCTGACCCTGGGCCCGGCGATGGCCTGCCTGACCGAGCGCGAGCAGCGGATCGTGACGCTGCGCTTCTACGGCAACCTGACCCAGAGCCAGATCGGCGAACAGGTCGGCGTCTCCCAGATGCACGTCTCCCGGCTGCTGGCGCAGGCCCTGGACAAGCTGCGCACTCACCTCAGCTAA
- a CDS encoding EAL domain-containing protein has translation MLDIHAVLDQRAVTPVFQPLADLTSGLIIGYEALSRGPAGTPWEAPMALFAAARAAGREPELDWICRAAAYRAALRAGFGAELNLFVNMEPTAWRVDCPADLVPVVEQARDRLRVVTEMTERVIADDPAALLAATGNCRENGWGVALDDVGADPMSLALMPFVHPDVVKLDMGLLRAPDHPATARVVAAVAAYAEASGAIVLAEGVETAEQMEVARTMGATLGQGWHLGRPGPLPGVLPIGAALPTLGRARPETRTPFEVVARQRRLTRTTKAQLMPMSRHLEALAGDGPEPPVLLACFQDARNFTAATVRRFTRIAAHSPLVAALGAGLPATPAPGVRGAHLGPGDPLRGEWSVLVIGPHRAAALVARDLGDLAPEPERRFDFALTHDRDLVVAAARTLLGRLTPITGPASTRNNPTSPGHLSGHASVDLAGHRQGVR, from the coding sequence GTGCTCGACATCCACGCAGTGCTCGACCAGCGGGCCGTCACCCCGGTCTTCCAGCCGCTGGCCGACCTGACCTCCGGCCTGATCATCGGTTACGAGGCGCTGAGCCGGGGCCCGGCGGGGACCCCGTGGGAGGCGCCCATGGCGCTGTTCGCGGCGGCCCGCGCGGCCGGCCGCGAGCCGGAACTGGACTGGATCTGCCGGGCCGCCGCCTACCGCGCGGCGCTGCGGGCCGGGTTCGGCGCTGAACTCAACCTGTTCGTCAACATGGAGCCCACCGCGTGGCGGGTCGACTGCCCGGCCGACCTGGTCCCGGTCGTCGAGCAGGCCCGGGACCGGCTGCGGGTGGTCACCGAGATGACCGAGCGGGTGATCGCGGACGACCCGGCGGCCCTGCTCGCGGCGACCGGCAACTGCCGGGAGAACGGCTGGGGTGTCGCGCTCGACGACGTGGGCGCCGACCCGATGTCGTTGGCGCTGATGCCGTTCGTCCACCCCGACGTGGTCAAACTGGACATGGGGCTGCTGCGCGCGCCGGACCACCCGGCCACCGCCCGGGTGGTCGCCGCGGTCGCCGCGTACGCCGAGGCCAGCGGCGCGATCGTGCTGGCCGAGGGAGTGGAGACCGCCGAGCAGATGGAGGTCGCCCGGACCATGGGTGCCACCCTCGGACAGGGCTGGCACCTGGGGCGGCCCGGCCCGCTGCCCGGCGTGCTGCCGATCGGCGCCGCCCTGCCGACGCTGGGCCGTGCCCGGCCGGAGACCCGCACGCCGTTCGAGGTCGTCGCGCGGCAGCGGCGGCTCACCCGGACCACCAAAGCGCAGTTGATGCCGATGAGCCGGCACCTGGAGGCCCTGGCCGGCGACGGACCGGAGCCGCCGGTGCTGCTGGCCTGTTTCCAGGACGCCCGCAACTTCACCGCGGCGACCGTGCGGCGGTTCACCCGGATCGCGGCGCACAGCCCGCTGGTCGCCGCGCTCGGCGCGGGGCTGCCGGCGACGCCGGCGCCGGGCGTGCGGGGCGCGCATCTGGGCCCCGGGGACCCGCTGCGCGGCGAATGGAGCGTGCTGGTGATCGGTCCGCACCGGGCCGCCGCGCTGGTCGCCCGGGATCTCGGTGACCTGGCCCCGGAGCCGGAACGGCGGTTCGACTTCGCGCTCACCCACGACCGTGATCTGGTCGTCGCGGCGGCCCGCACGCTGCTGGGCCGGCTCACCCCGATCACCGGGCCCGCATCGACCCGGAATAATCCGACGTCGCCGGGGCACCTCTCCGGTCATGCGAGCGTTGACCTGGCAGGGCACCGGCAAGGTGTCCGTTGA
- a CDS encoding zinc-dependent alcohol dehydrogenase encodes MRALTWQGTGKVSVETVPDPTIHEPTDAIVRMTSTAICGSDLHLYDVLGMYLDRGDILGHEPMGIVEAVGSEVTHIKPGDRVVIPFNISCGHCWMCSRGYFAQCETTQVKDQGKGAALFGYTKLYGQVPGAQAEYLRVPQAQFGPIKVPAEGPDERFLFLSDVLTTSWQAARYADVRPGDTVLVTGLGPIGQMCARIARHLGAERVIAVDEVPERLAMAARNGIEVLNSGSVDDVPAAVHELTGGRGADGVIEAVGMEAHGSPLQSAAMKAAGMLPDALARKATETVGIDRMAALRTAFGSVRRAGTISIIGVYGGNADPMPMMDLFDKGVTLRMGQAHVKRWVDDIMPLLTGDGDPLGVGDLVTHRMPLEEAPHAYDIFKNKQDGCIKVVLQP; translated from the coding sequence ATGCGAGCGTTGACCTGGCAGGGCACCGGCAAGGTGTCCGTTGAGACGGTTCCCGATCCGACGATCCACGAGCCCACCGACGCGATCGTCCGGATGACCTCCACCGCGATCTGCGGTTCGGACCTGCATCTGTACGACGTGCTCGGCATGTACCTCGACCGCGGCGACATCCTCGGCCACGAGCCGATGGGCATCGTCGAGGCGGTCGGCTCCGAGGTCACCCACATCAAGCCCGGCGACCGGGTGGTGATCCCGTTCAACATCTCCTGCGGACACTGCTGGATGTGTTCCCGCGGATACTTCGCGCAGTGCGAGACCACCCAGGTCAAGGACCAGGGCAAGGGCGCCGCGCTGTTCGGCTACACCAAGCTCTACGGTCAGGTGCCGGGCGCGCAGGCCGAGTATCTGCGGGTGCCGCAGGCCCAGTTCGGCCCGATCAAGGTGCCCGCCGAGGGCCCGGACGAGCGGTTCCTGTTCCTGTCCGACGTGCTCACCACCTCCTGGCAGGCGGCCAGGTACGCCGATGTGCGGCCCGGCGACACGGTGCTGGTCACCGGCCTGGGCCCGATCGGGCAGATGTGTGCGCGGATCGCCCGGCACCTGGGCGCGGAGCGGGTGATCGCGGTCGACGAGGTGCCGGAGCGCCTCGCCATGGCCGCGCGCAACGGCATCGAGGTGCTCAACTCGGGCAGCGTCGACGACGTCCCGGCGGCCGTCCACGAGCTGACCGGCGGGCGCGGCGCGGACGGGGTGATCGAGGCGGTCGGCATGGAGGCGCACGGCTCGCCGCTGCAGTCCGCGGCGATGAAGGCGGCCGGGATGCTGCCCGACGCACTCGCCCGCAAGGCCACCGAGACGGTCGGCATCGACCGGATGGCGGCGCTGCGGACGGCGTTCGGATCGGTGCGGCGGGCCGGCACCATCTCGATCATCGGGGTGTACGGCGGCAACGCCGACCCGATGCCGATGATGGACCTGTTCGACAAGGGTGTGACGCTGCGGATGGGGCAGGCGCACGTGAAGCGGTGGGTCGACGACATCATGCCGCTGCTCACCGGCGACGGCGACCCGCTCGGCGTCGGCGACCTGGTCACCCACCGGATGCCGCTCGAGGAGGCGCCGCACGCGTACGACATCTTCAAGAACAAGCAGGACGGCTGCATCAAGGTGGTCCTGCAGCCCTAG